cttttcagctggTCAATTTGCCCGATGCCTGGCCCTTAACAAAAGCACTGCATAACCACGGTGACTTGTTggtgttttaattattttgccaAATCAAAGGCAAATTCACAACAATCATAAATTTGTCATAAAAAATGGGGCAATGGGTTTaaaagagggcaaaattattttttaccaCTGATTTTTGACATGACTTGGAAGCTACACGAGGAagtaatgttgacattgaaAAATAGCAAATCGAGATTCAATGCTGCGTGCCTTAAGCATGAGTACCTGTCTGTATGACTATGAGGATTGTAATGGCCCTGGTCCTTCAGCCAGGATAATTGGTCTTTAAAGTACTTCTCCATTCGCTCGTGTAGTTCTTTCCACCACCTCTCTAtctaaaaaaagtaaattgtaTGTGATGTCATGGATAGGGACATGTATCAGTAAATTATGTTTAGGATGAACGAAAGGAAATTATATTGTTTTAACCACTACAGAAAGATgttcaaagaaaattgaaaactgATATGTTAGGGCTAACCAAACATTTATTGGCTTCACACTGCAGAGATGCTACACTGTACATGCAAAATGTTTGTGACTTTTCACAAGATGACACTGGCATTTGGCCACATTTTTTAGGAGGAGAATAGGCATCATCTTCATCTCTCCAAAAATGACTAAATCTGTGTGCTTGAAAATATCCTCTCCAAGGCTTTCAGAAAATATACCTGTACACATTACATTAAATTTTGAGGACAAGTTCTCTTCTGAAGCACAGTCacataatttcaattttcattgaTTGGCTGTTATGAAAAGGTTTCTGAATGTGTTATTGCATTCGGGTGAACATATTGCTCACTGCCACTTTAGTGTACAAGGAGCCCGCATGGGGAAATTTCAATACAGTGGCGAAGGGGTTTCGTAGTTTGCACTGTGTGTAGTGTTGGTCATTGTTATACATACCTGATTTGAAGTTGAAGGACCATACACAACAGTATCATGTGGATCCATATCTCCATGATGCCGGCGTAGGAAGGAATGTATAGTGGCCATTGTACCTGTCTCAGTTCCCTTGTCAACTCTAATTATGGCTGATATAACTTTCGTTTGAAGTAGGTGTTCTAGATACCATCTTCCAATTAACTGTGGGTCGGAATTTGTAACCCAAACTTTTAGCCAAAGCAGCTTCCTGCTTGCAGTATCCATGCAACCATATATTGCTAAGGGGAAAGTTGAGTTCTGGTAACCCATGAGTTTGTCATGGCCATCTAAAGAGTGGACCCAGTTGGCACCCCGAGTCGTGAAGTTTCCTTTCCTTCGTTTTTTCTTAGCTCCAACACCACCACGCGCTTCGAGTCCTTCTGCATCCAGTTCGTACATAACATCATAAACTTTGTCTCTCGTGACATTAAGCCCATATTCTTGTCTGATCTTTTTATGCATTGCTCGGTAACCTAAGAGCTGACCGGATCCTTTCAACTCGTTCTCGACAGCCTGCGTAACAACAGGAgcaatttcagaataccccctcactAAGGAGTCTTAGTGCGCAGATCCCGCGgtccgcggtccgcagtcccttCGTGGGTTACTAAGGTATCGTGGATAGTGCTACG
The nucleotide sequence above comes from Acropora muricata isolate sample 2 chromosome 12, ASM3666990v1, whole genome shotgun sequence. Encoded proteins:
- the LOC136892744 gene encoding uncharacterized protein, encoding MHKKIRQEYGLNVTRDKVYDVMYELDAEGLEARGGVGAKKKRRKGNFTTRGANWVHSLDGHDKLMGYQNSTFPLAIYGCMDTASRKLLWLKVWVTNSDPQLIGRWYLEHLLQTKVISAIIRVDKGTETGTMATIHSFLRRHHGDMDPHDTVVYGPSTSNQIERWWKELHERMEKYFKDQLSWLKDQGHYNPHSHTDRLLLAFVMVPLVQKELDVFRETVWNTHRIRAQKHTNLPVGIPNHIHNFPDQYGLEQCGFPVTEEQLEEAAFESGVLHMSDDFLPPEVRAECERIIPDFENIRPNECNDAYLYLKSKFSISV